CAGGCCGGGCGCCAGCGGGGCGACGAGCAGCCAGTGCTCGCCCTCGGGCTGCGCGGCCAAAAAAGCGGTCAGCCCCTGGCGACTGGCTTCGCCCTCAAAACGCTCGTCCAGCAGCGCGGTGAGCAGGGCGGCGTGGCGCTCGAAGAATTTGCTGTCGTTGCCCGCCATGGGCAATGCGCGCAGTGGCCGGCCCTGGGCGCAGCCGGGCGTGAGCTGCAGGGCGATGCGGGCGGCGCTGGCGACCTGGCCCAGCGGCGTGCCCTGCCATAGCGCCAGGCGGCGCAACAGCAGGCGGTGAAAGCCCGCATCCACCTGCGCCAGCAGTTCGGCCAGCGCCTGCTGGCTGGCGGCAGCCTGCGCGCCCACGCTGCCGCCGTGCCGGGCCATGGCCGCCGCGCAGTCCGAGGGGCGCGCGAGCAGCCAGTGCGTAGGCACGGCCAGGGGCGTGCTGGCGCTGCGGTAGCGGCGCTCGCTGTAGAGCACGCTGCCGGGGTCTTGTTCGGCCACGGTGCGCCACTGCTGCAAATGCTGGCGCAGCGCGGCGCTGTCGTCATTGAACTGGCCCGCGTCCGGCGTGCCGATGGCCAGGCGCAGCGGCCAGGCAGCGCCATCGCGGGCGTTGAGCAAATACCGCTCGCGCCAGTCGGCCCGCTGCCATTGGCGCGCGAGCTGCTGTGCGAGGTGGGCGGGGGATTTCATGGGGTTTCAAAAAGGGGGATTGTCGGCGCTTGTCTTGCTCCCCCGGCGGTCTCACTCCCTCTCCCCTTGCGGGAGAGGGCTGGGGAGAGGGGGGTGAACAGGCATGGTGCGTCAAGCCAGCATCCCCCTCTCCCCCCACCCCTCCCCCGCGAGGGGGGAGGGGAGTTACAGCTGGCACGCTGATTGGGGGCCAGCGGCGTCGGTGCACATCAAGCGCCAATCATGTGCCAGCCGGCCCCCATCCCGGCCTTCCCCCAGCGGGGGAAGGAGAAAATCCACCCCTTGATGTAGGGTTGGGAATAATCAAAATTGATAGCTACTCGCGCTTGCTGTATCAGCGTTAAGGCAGAATTTTATTGCCATCTTGCAGCGCCTGCGCCTGCTGCGCCAACTCCTCCCACGTCAGCGACGCCAGCACCGCCTGCCGCCCGCGCCGGTGCACCAGCACGGCGCTGCGGGTGTGTTGGCGCAAGAGCCGCATTTCCTTGTTGGGCGTGACGAACAGTGCGTGCAGGCTGAATTCGCGCAGCGCCTGGATGATGCGCGCGGCCACGGCCTGGGAGCTTTTGGAGAAGGCCTCGTCGAGCACGATGGTGGCAAACAGCGGCT
This DNA window, taken from Acidovorax sp. HDW3, encodes the following:
- a CDS encoding Wadjet anti-phage system protein JetD domain-containing protein — its product is MKSPAHLAQQLARQWQRADWRERYLLNARDGAAWPLRLAIGTPDAGQFNDDSAALRQHLQQWRTVAEQDPGSVLYSERRYRSASTPLAVPTHWLLARPSDCAAAMARHGGSVGAQAAASQQALAELLAQVDAGFHRLLLRRLALWQGTPLGQVASAARIALQLTPGCAQGRPLRALPMAGNDSKFFERHAALLTALLDERFEGEASRQGLTAFLAAQPEGEHWLLVAPLAPGLLPFARQRVPASELMATPLPASHLLLLENERCLHLLPQPLAGSIAILGAGLNLGWLAAPWLQERRVAYWGDIDTWGLQMLAQARQHLPQLTALLMDRATFDAHQGQAVAEPVRAHPALGLQAQEMALDAHLRSLAAGRLEQEFIAPAAVARALHGWHGGS